A single genomic interval of Gossypium raimondii isolate GPD5lz chromosome 11, ASM2569854v1, whole genome shotgun sequence harbors:
- the LOC105802204 gene encoding methyl jasmonate esterase 1 isoform X2 — protein sequence MTHFVLIHGMCHGAWCWYKIVSLLKSGGHRVTPLDLGASGINPKTITDLASLSDYAEPLMALMASLPQDEKVILVGHSYGGVIISLAMESFPMKVLAAVYLTAFMPNHDSPIATAVAESFRRAMAEPLMDFQLLFEDGSENPPTHALFGPKYMEAMVYQLSPKEDIELANTLLRKGKWFMKDLSKESLLSKEKFGSVDRAYIVCKDDLLIKESLQKWYIENSPTDDVKVIAGADHMAMLSKPQEVCKCLQEVAEKYN from the exons ATGACACACTTTGTTCTAATTCATGGTATGTGTCATGGAGCTTGGTGTTGGTACAAGATTGTGTCGCTGCTCAAATCAGGCGGTCACCGTGTTACTCCCTTGGATCTTGGTGCCAGTGGAATCAACCCCAAGACTATCACTGACTTGGCTTCCTTGTCCGATTATGCGGAGCCATTGATGGCATTAATGGCCTCTTTGCCTCAAGACGAGAAAGTGATACTAGTGGGTCATAGTTACGGTGGGGTTATCATTTCCTTAGCCATGGAAAGCTTCCCCATGAAAGTATTGGCCGCTGTTTATCTCACAGCTTTTATGCCGAATCATGATTCTCCTATTGCGACTGCAGTAGCTGag TCCTTCAGAAGAGCTATGGCGGAGCCGCTCATGGATTTCCAGTTATTGTTTGAAGATGGGTCGGAAAATCCACCAACTCATGCCTTATTTGGACCAAAATACATGGAGGCAATGGTTTATCAACTCTCACCAAAAGAG GATATAGAATTGGCCAACACGTTGCTGAGAAAAGGAAAGTGGTTCATGAAAGATTTATCCAAGGAATCTCTGCTATCAAAAGAGAAATTCGGATCCGTTGATCGGGCTTATATAGTTTGCAAAGATGATTTGCTGATAAAAGAAAGCTTGCAGAAATGGTACATCGAAAATAGCCCTACAGATGATGTGAAAGTCATAGCTGGTGCCGATCATATGGCCATGCTTTCCAAACCCCAGGAGGTCTGCAAATGTCTCCAAGAAGTTGCTGAGAAATATAATTGA